In the bacterium genome, CAGATTCTCATCAACCTGGCTGTCAATGCCCGTGACGCCATGCCGAACGGGGGCATGATAACGATTGAAACCGCAAATGTCCTCATTGAAAACACCTTATCCCATGAACAGAGTGAATTTCCTCCCGGATACTATGTCATGCTGAGCTTGAGTGATAACGGAGCGGGAATGCGAAAGGAGACCCTTTCGCATGTTTTCGAGCCTTTTTTCACCACGAAAGAAGTCGGTAAAGGTACCGGCCTCGGGCTCGCCACCGTATATGGTATCGTCAAGCAGAATGGCGGATTCATCAATGTTTACAGCGAGCCGGGTCAGGGTACTACCTTTAAAATCCATATCCCCGGAATCAATGAAGAAAAAACAACTGAAAATAATGAAGAAATGCCGGTCTCTTCCCGTTCCGGAACGATACTGCTGGTGGAAGACGATCCCATGGTGCGCAGGGTAGCACAAATGATGCTCGAGAGATTCGGTTACACGGTTCTGGTTGCGGATTCACCGCTCGGTGCGCTTTCGCTGTGCGAAAAAAGTGATACACCTATCGATCTTCTGATAACCGATGTGGTGATGCCGGAAGTGAACGGTTCCGAGTTAAAAAACAGGATCGTAGCAATAAAACCGGGAATCAAAGTCCTCTTCATGTCCGGGTACACGGGCGATATAATCGTACATCACGGAATGCTCGAAGAAGGAGTTCATTTCATACAGAAACCTTTCAGCATGAACGAGCTCGCCCGGAAGATAAGTGAGGTGTTGGGAGAAGAGTAAGCGCCCCGGACATCAAATCGATCATTCCGGAAAAGATTTTTCAACATTGGACGTATCTATATTAATACCAATTTTCTGGATAGTTTTTATTAATAAATAATATCCAGAAGGTTTTTCTTTTTCCGATGTCGTTTTAAATTGGATTTCCATTATAGTTTTCGGGTCGCTGATTTTGTCTTTGTTTTCTATTAAAGCCTGTTCCAATTGCGATGGCGATACTCGTTTACCATCAATTTCGTAGTCTCCGTTTTCAAGTATCGAGATTTTCAATGATTTATGTATCGTCCCGGAAGATACCTCATTATTCCCCTTCAAACTCGACCCGGAAAGAATGCCTTCGACTTCATTGACCGATAAGGTTATGCCGTCATCGGTATCGCCATCGTTGTTGACATCGATCCGTTCACGGGCAAGTGCTTTATCGCCCTTGAAAGCATATTCATAATGCGCGTTTTCGGGGTGGACAAAACCTATCGGTTTACAGTCATTACCGAAATCGAAGTCGATATAGTTTTTTTCCGAAGTGTAATAGTTTTTTTCCGCTTGTATTATGAAAGACAGCATCTTGCTCGCTTCACTTAAGATGCCTTCTTCTTTAATTTCGGGAACTAAAGCATTCTGGCGCAGCCTTAGAGTTCGCTCTTTTGCGGCAACACGAATTTCCTTGTCCAGATCCTTATGAATCCGCTCGATGGTTTCAGCATAAAACCGTATAGACTCATCATCGGTACCGCGTTCCGTTTCCACCTTCCCGCCGATAAAATAATTGTGCTTGACCAACTGATCCCTGTAGATTCTTTCAAAATCATCCTTTGTTGCGGGCACACCCCAATTTCGTATGTACCATTTTTATATATCTTTACGATAAGCGGAGATTCAATGTCCTGTTGAACCGTTTTTGAAACAGGTGAAGAGGTGGAAGTAATATTATCCGTTTCCACACATGCGAATACAACGGTAATAACAGCCAGAGCGGTTAATATCAGTATGGACGGTACCGACAGAATTTCATTCTTTTTGTAGTCGTTTTTCATGATTCTCCGTATCCTTTCCTTGATTCTGTTCTCGTGCCCGATCAATTGAATCAATACAAATCCCGGGCGATTATCGAGTGACGTTTCTTCGACGATCCTGAGCAAACTCAGCGCATACCGTGTAAATCCGCTGCCAAGGTGCCTGACAACTCCGTCATCGCATAACTCCTCCCGTACAGCTCTCAACCGGTTATTCGCATACCAGACAAACGGGTTGAAAAAATAGACTGCCTGTACCGCAATCTGCAGCCAGTTCAATGCCATATCGCGACGTTTTATATGATAGAGCTCGTGGAGCAGAATCGGTTCGCAGTCCTCGACCGACCATTCATCGACTATGGCGCCGGACAGCACTATGCGAGGCCGGAATATGCCG is a window encoding:
- a CDS encoding M56 family metallopeptidase, with protein sequence MESIIIFAGRLMRYLWPVTWQISILVVAVIVIERLFRRSATMFRYLLWCLVLARLCLPLNHIIRYVSRLFPERAAHMVHKAGELYGMTFNTIIDVPGSFLSVEHSGHSFPELFLLFISAAYCIGLLGYMVLAFISFFRTRQLLRHCVPVINSDILALFGKLTRELNIRQPVELLSIDTEKVKMPSYTGIFRPRIVLSGAIVDEWSVEDCEPILLHELYHIKRRDMALNWLQIAVQAVYFFNPFVWYANNRLRAVREELCDDGVVRHLGSGFTRYALSLLRIVEETSLDNRPGFVLIQLIGHENRIKERIRRIMKNDYKKNEILSVPSILILTALAVITVVFACVETDNITSTSSPVSKTVQQDIESPLIVKIYKNGTYEIGVCPQQRMILKESTGISWSSTIILSAGRWKRNAVPMMSLYGFMLKPSSGFIRIWTRKFVLPQKSEL